The window GCGCGAGATTCTCAGAAGGTCTTGACGGAAGCGGCGTGATGCAAGCCCTGGTAGCTTGTTGCAATGCGTCATAAGCCATACATCGTCCTGGGCCTGTTGACGGCGGCGCTGCTCTTATTTGCCGCCTGCCGGCGGGAGGAGCCCATTCTCGCGGACCAGTCCGGTCGTAGCTGGATTGCCCACAAGGATGTGGCCGATCGTGTACAGAACAAGTTTTCGGAGCTGGAAAGTTACCAGGCTCGCTTTTCCATATCAACTACGGAAGGATCGCGCGGCGCCCAGATGAGCGGCCGGATTTTCTATCAGAAGCCAGGCAGGATTCGCTATGAATTCGACCAGCCGGCTGGCAATCTGATTGTTTCCGATGGGCGCATCATGTGGACCTATATTCGGCGTCTGAATGCCGTCGGAAAACAAGAGCTGGATCTACAACGCAACAACCAGAATGACAAGCCAGTGTTCGAAAGCGATGTCGTCACCGGGCTGAGCCGATTGTTTCGCAAGTACCATTACCACTTCGATACGCCTGAGCAGCCGCGCAGCGTAGATGGCAAGAATTACTTCGTCCTGGATCTCGAGCAGCGGGAGAAGATTGGCGGATTTGAACGTATGCGCCTTTTTGTCGATCCAGAGAGCTACCTGATCCAGCGAGCGGAAGGCGCGGATGGTTACGGTAAGAAAAGTGTGATTACCTTTAGCGATATACAGCTCAATCCGCAGATCCCCGGCTCGCTGTTCCAGTACGAGCCGGCTGAAGGCGTCCGGGTGGTGCCCAACCCCCTGGTGCGCGAAGAGCAGTAATCAGGGACGGTATATTTCCATGGTTCTGTCAAAACGAGTAGGCGCAATCTTGCGCGAGGCCCGCGAACTGCGTAAGCTGTCCGTCAAGGATGTGGGCCGCGAAACCAACATCACTCCGCGCTATATTGAAGCGCTGGAAGGCGAGGACTACAGCCAATTTCCTGGCGAAACCTATGCCCTCGGCTTTCTGCGCAACTATGCCGAATATTTGAATCTCGATACCGACCATTTGATCAATCTCTATCGCGGCCATCAAATCGATCTCTCCGAGGCGCCGCTCAAGGAACTGACACGCGCAACCTCGCCGGTACTGCCCTTCTTCAATTTATCTGCTGTCAATCCGCGCTACTGGTATCTGGCTGCCGGCGCTGGCGCACTGATTCTGATCATTGCCAGCTTTGCCAGCGGTTTGATTTCCCTGCCACACTGGTCTTCCTCATCCGGCGGCGGGGCCTACTGCCAGCGCGATGAAGTGACGCCGATCACCTTGCCGCCGCAGGGCTCCTTGCCGCGTGAAGAGCAGCTTTCGCTTTCCAACGCCGTGCGTTTTACAACCGGGGCGCACACTTTGGTACTCTGTCTGGACAAAGTAGAGCGCGGCGCGGACCAGCAGGCAATCGGCGCCTTCCACCTGCGCATCAATGAAGATCACAATTATTCCTTCGAAGCCCGCGAGGGTCAGACCATCACTCTCGACGCCAGCGCTGCGGAACTGGCCGGACTTGATCGACCGGTATTGATTACTCCCGACGTACTTGGCGATGTAAGCGCCCGGGTAGCCATTGAAACCGGCGCTGGCAGCTCTGCCGTAGTTCCTCCGACCGAGAGCGAAACCCCTGAAGGCAATCCGCCCGGGCAGAACAATCCGCCAGGCGGCGGCGGGGATATCCAGGTTACACTGCAGTTTGACAGCGTGAGTTTCCTGTCGTGGGTGGAAGACGGCGCCGCGCATAGCGGTCGGGAGATTGCCGCCGGCGAGCGGCGCACCCTGGAAGCGCGCAACCGCCTTGAGATTCGCATTGGCAATGGCGCCGGCGTACGCATCTTCCGCGAGGGGGCTGCACCAAGGGTTGCCGGACCTCCTGGCAAAATTGTAAATCTGGTTTACCGCCGCGTTCCCCATCCGCTGGATCCTGGCGCCTCGCGTATTGAAGAAAGCATCGAGGTAGTTCAGTAAATTGCTGGCCGGCCCCTGGCAGGTCGTTGAATTACTCCCTGCCAGGCGCTAGAGCCTTGAGACCGGCAGCGCAATGGCGGCCAGCTACTACATTACAACTCTTGGTTGTCCCAAGAACCAGGCTGATTCCAGAGAGATGGATGTCAGCCTGGCCCGGCAGGGTTTTGAACGCGCCACAAGCGCCGACCGAGCGGACCTTCACTTGATCAACAGCTGCGCCTTTATTGAGTCGGCGCGCGTAGAAACAATTCAGATGGTCATGGAGGCGGCGCAACTGAAGCGCAGCCATGGCGCACAGCATCTCGTTCTGGCTGGCTGCTTTGCTGAACGCTATAGCAGCGAGGTGCAGAATGAATTGCCGGAGGTGGACCTCAGCTTTGGAACGGGGATCTACCACCGCGCCGGTGAAATCGTAGCGGAGCGTTTTGGACTGAGCGGCGCCCACAGCATCGATCAGGCTTCGTCGCTTGCCAATTTTCTGCCGACGCGATTCGGTCGACCCTATGCTCCAGTAAAATTGTCCGACGGCTGCGATCGCGGCTGCTCTTTTTGCGCTATCCCGCAATTTCGCGGCCCATTCCGGCAGCGTGAAGAGACCGAAATTCTCGCTGAATGTGCGGCGCTCGTCGAGCGCGGCGTGCGGGAATTGATGCTGGTGAGCCAGGATACAAATCGTTACGGGGGAAGAGATGTGCAGGCGCTGCCGCGCCTGGTCGAAGATATTTCGCAATTGCCGGGCGTGCAATGGCTGCGGCTGCTCTATCTGTATCCCGATGCTCGTACCGAACAATTGCTGCGCGAGCTGGCCCGACGTCGACCTGCGGCGCTGGTTCCTTATCTGGAGACTCCCTTGCAGCATGTTAGCGCGCGCGTTTTGCGCGCCATGCGCCGCTCCGGCGACCGAAACCATTTTGCCGATTTATTTGCCCTGGCCCGGGACCTGTTTGCGGACCTGGAAATTCGCACCAGCTTTCTGGTCGGCTTTCCAGGGGAGGAAGAGGAGGACGTCCAGCAGTTGCTGGAGTTCATTAAGGAAATGCGCCCCGAGAAAATGGCCGTCTTCACCTATAGCCCGGAGGAAGGAAGTCCCGGCTTCGATCTTGGCGATCCGGTGAGCGAGGAGCAAAAGGCCGAGCGCGCCAATCGGCTGCGTCAGGCGCATCTGGCGGTGTTGCGCGAATTGCACGCACAGCGCGTCGGGCGCAGCTACCGTTGTATGGTAGAGAAATCCAGCGGTCAGGAACTGGCCGTCCGGCGGCCGCAGGATGCGCCGGAAGCGGATGAGCTTGTATTCCTCGATCCGGAACCTGGTTTGCGGCCTGGCGATATGGTCGATGTTGAAATCAGCGGCTTCTTTGAATATGACATGAGCGGCAGACTGCTGGCAAGGAGCGCCCGGTGAATCGAATCTGGACGATCCCAAATATTCTGACCTTTCTGCGATTCCTGACAGTTCCGATCTTTATTTTCCTGCTTCTGCAAAAGGACCAGGCCAGTCGTCTCGCCGCCTTTGCACTGTTCGCAGCGGCCAGCATCACCGACTTCATTGACGGCTATCTGGCTCGTCGACTGCGCCAGGAAAGCGAGCTGGGGAAGTTTATGGATCCCCTGGCTGACAAGGCGCTGGTGACTGCGGCGCTCCTGACATTCATCAGCATGTCTGTTCAAGTGCAGATGTGGATGGTGCTTTGTATCATCGGTCGCGATCTATTGATTACCGTACTTCGCTATCTCGCCGTTTATCGCGGGCAGAGCCTGCGCACTTCGCGCTTTGGAAAATTCAAGACAGCCTTTCAGATGTTCAGCATCCTGGCGATCATCATTACGTTCGTGATGATTTCCTATCGCGAGCGCGATGCGATCAATGCCAGCTATGAGGCGGCACAGCTGCAGGGTATCTCGGCCTACGAAGTGGCGCTCGGCAATTTGCGCAATTTCAGCGCTGATCGCGGCGGCGTGGTGTATCAGCTGGCCAGTTTCTCGCCCTATTTCTTGATGCTGTTGACAACCTTCATGACTTTGATCTCCGGCATCCGCTATTTGATTACGAACTACCAGCTATTTCTGCCGCCCTACAATCTTCGACGGAAGACGTCTTCATGAACGAGAGCAGCATCAGCGACATTCTACGTAAATTGATCGCCGGCCAGAATCTGACTGCGGCGGAGGCCAGCGAAGCAATCACGGCAATCATGACTGGCGAAGCCGGCGAAGCGCGGACGGCTGCTTTGCTGACGGCCCTTGCCATGAAAGGCGAAAGCGCCCAGGAGATTGAAGCCTGCGCTCGCGGAATGCGCAGTGCGGCTCTGACCTGGAGCGGCGGGGCGCCGCCGCTGCTACTGGATACCTGCGGAACGGGCGGCGACCGTAGCGGAACGCTCAATATATCTACGCTGGCTGCCCTGTGCCTGGCGGCGATGGATCTGCCCGTTGCCAAGCATGGCAATCGCGCTGTATCCAGCAGTACCGGCAGCGCTGACCTTCTGGAAGAGCTGGGCGTTCGTCTGGCAATGAATCCAGAGGAGTGTGTGCAAAGCCTTGCCAGCGCAAAGATCTGTTTCCTGTTTGCGCAGGCCTGGCACCCGGCGATGAAGTACGCCGCCCCGGTGCGGCGCGCGCTCGGTGTTCGCACTATTTTCAATCTGCTTGGACCACTGACCAATCCGGCGCCAATTACGCACCAGGTGGTTGGCGTTTTCGACGCCCGATTTGCGACTCCCCTGGCCGAGGCGCTGGCGATGCTTGGTCGTCGCGGCGCCTTCGTGGTCCATGCGCTGGATGGATTGGATGAGATCAGTCCGGCAGTGGAAACGGATTACATACGAATCGAAGATGGCAAGGTCCTGGAGCGCGGCCGGATTGCGCCGGAGGATTTTGGCCTGGTCCGTTACAGTCTTGATCAAATCCGGGCCGGCGATCGCGCCCATGCCCTGCTGCGCGCACGCGCTATTCTAAACGGTCACGGCAGCGATGCGGAAAATGCAACCGTGGCAATGAATACAGCAGTCGCGCTTTGCGCGGCCAGGGTCAGTTCTGGATGGAAGGAAGCTGCGGATCGGGCGATGGCGACGTTGCAGAGCGGCGCCGGCGCCGCCGTACTGGAGCGCTGGATTCAGCAGTAGCGGCCTGCGTCTTTGGTCGCCTTTTGTGTGGACAGTCGCAGCCCAGGCGCAGACGCTGCCGCGCATGGATATGCTCGAGTACATCGCCCAGCAGTCGGCTAGCGCGCCGACCCCTTCGAGCGGCGCTCAGCAGGCGCCAGCGCCTGGCTCTCAAAGCCCCTTTGGCTTTGGCGATCCTTTCTTCTTTGTCGTGATTGGCGGCCTCTTCTTGTTCATGTGGCTCTTTGTGATGCGGCCGCAGCGCAAAGAGGAGAAGCGGAAAAAGGAGATGCTGTCGCTTTTGAAGAAGGGCGATCGCGTAGTGACTACTGCCGGTATTCTGGGGTCCGTCGCCAATGTAAAAGATGAAACCGTCACGCTCAATGTGGGCGATGGCGCACGCATTGAATTTCTCCGGTCGGCAATCAGTTCCGTGGTAAGTGAGAACGGAACTGCGGTTGAAGTCGCCGATTCAAAGCCGGCGAAAAAGAAGTAAACGCTTCCTTAAGAACGGGAATCCATGAAGGCCTACCTTCTGCGACTGACTTTGCTGCTGAGCTTGCTCTTGGGGCCAGGGATTGTGGCGCAGGCGCCGTCGGAAGATAAGCCTGCAGGCGCCCCCGTCGAGTCTCCAGTAGCGGCCCCTGCGCCTGCGGCGCCTGCGCCAGCGACGCGCCCGGCTGCACCGCCGCAGCAGAAGCAGCCGGAGCGGCGCGAGGTTCGCCCGCCTGCGGCCCCGCGGCCGCAGCAGGCGGCTGCGCCGAGCCCCGCGTCGCCAGATGCCGGCGGAAATGCGCCGGTCGGCGTGCTCAATGAGCTGCCCGATCTGGACTTCGGTTTCATCCCGGGCTATGAAGCCGCGGCGCGCGAAAGCTTCTCGATCCCCGAGGGCGCCGAAGCGGCCGACCCAGGCCCCGCGCAAGCTGAGCAAAGCTCGCCGCCGCAGCCTCGCGGTCCCGGATTCTTTTCCCGGCTCTGGGACAAATTCGGCGCCGACAAAACTTATCTGAATCTTCTGCTGGTTGTGGGCGCGATCATACTGTTCATATTCTACCGGCTGCGCGGCGGCCGCGGACGCCCCTGAATTTCCTCCAATCCCGTGGAAGGATAGCTCCTGGACCATGAATGAAAAAAGTGATCTGATTTTTCGCAGTGTACTGGCCGGCGTGGTTGTGCTGATCTCCATTCTGCTGCTGCTGCCCAACTTCGCCACCCAGCAACTGGCCATCGCCTTTCGCAGTTACTACCGCGATGCTGCGGGGCAGCGCGTTGAGGTAAGCGCCGCGGAGGTGCAGGATTTTGTTCAGGACCGCGAGAACGGTTTACGCCTCTACTTTCCCGGGGCGGAATGTCTCCCCGCCGCCGAAGGCGCCTATGGCGCCGAGCGGCGATGTGTGCTCAGCGGTCGCTTCATTACCAGCGCTCGTATCAATGAATTGGTTCAGGCCTTTCCGAACCTGATCGATGAACGGGATACGAAATTGCTGCCTCACTGGAGCGAGCGCCTGACCGGCTTCTGGACGGAACGCGGATTTCGCGATTTGCGCATCAAGCTTGGCCTGGACTTGCAGGGCGGTATGCGCGCCGTATTTCGCGCCGATTTTGAATCCTATCTGCAGCGGATTCGCGAAAAGAATGAGCCGGAAATCCGCCGCGTCAGCGATCGTTTGTCACAGCCTGGCATTGACGCCGAAGAAAAGAAGGAACTCAGCAATCGCCTCGCCGTTTTACAGTCTGAATTGAATCTCGATGCCGGCCGTCGTCTGGAGCTGCTGCGTGAAGCAAAGACGATTATCGACAAGCGACTGGCCGCCCAGGGACTGACCGAGCCTGAGGTGCGCGCCCAACCGGAGAGCGAGAGTATCGCCGTCGATATGCCGGGCGCCGCTAACTCTTCGGAGGTACTGGAACGTATCAAGGACACGACGACGGTTGAATATCGAATTGTAAACGACGACGCAACAAATCGGGTTAACAGTGCGCCGGAAAGCGCAGCCGCCCTGCGCAGTCTGCGCCAGATCTACGCCAGCGGTCGGGTCGACAGCTTTGAGGTGAATCAAATTCTGGCCGATACCGCAGCTAAGGCCGGCATCAAAGCGGACGAGGGTCGGCTCTTTTTGCTGTGGCGTCGTCCGCCAGGCATCGAGGGTCGGGCTGCCGTGCCGCTGGAATTTCGAGTTCTTGGACCGCCGGTGATGGACGGTTCGGATATGTCATACGCCGATGCGGCGGTTGGTCAAAATTCCGGCTACTACGAGATTCATTTTCGCCTGACCGCCGCCGGCGCGGAGCGGTTTGGCGACATTACTGCCCAGAACGTCAACAAGCAGCTGGCCATCCTGTGGGGCGATCGCGTAGTCTCCGATCCCAACATCAGAGGACCGATCTATGGCGGCAGCGGCCAGATCACCGGCGACTTTGATCAAGCCGAGGCCTCCGAAATTTCCGGAGTGATACGCGAGGGCGCATTGCCGATGCCGCTGGAAGTGATTTCGGTTTCCTTTGTCGGCCCAAGCCTGGGACAGGAGTCCATCGTCAACGGCGTCATTTCCATTGTGCTGGGCTTCATCGTTGTAGTGCTTTTCATGCTCGGCTACTACAAGTGGTCAGGGGCCGTAGCGGTTGTGGCGCTTTTTCTGAACCTGGTAATTATGACGGCGGTGCTCAGTTTGCTTGGCTTTACGCTGACTCTGCCCGGATTTGCCGGCGCCATTCTGACCGTCGGTATGGCCGTCGATGCCAATGTAATCATCTATGAAAAGATCAAGGAAGACCTGCGCGCTGGCAAGGCAGCCTCGGTTGCCGTGGACAGCGGCTTCAAATCTTCGCTCTGGACGATTCTTGATTCAAACATAACAACCTTGATCGCTGCCCTGGTGCTGTCGCGAAGCGAGGATGGGCCGATCATCGGCTTTGCCATCGTGCTTTTCTTTGGCCTGATTACTTCGATGTTTACGGCGCTCTTTGTATCCAGGCTGATCTTCAGCTGGATTCAGCAGTTGAGCGCTTTCCGCCGGCTCTCCATCGGCTACGGCTTTGCCCGCCAGGGAGGCGGAAGATGATCCAGTTCTCGCGCTTTCGTTTGCTGTTCATTCTGGTTTCAACAATTGGCATCGTTTCCTTGCTGGCAACGACCTATATCCATTTTGGCGGATTCAAGCAGTCGATCAGCTTCAATGGCGGCATTCGCTTCTCCATGATCCTTCCGGCTGGAATGAACAAGGATTCCCTGGAAGCGGCGTTCACCAGGGCCGGTTACAAGCCTGATCAAGTGCGCGTGACGGATTTGATTGGCAATAAGTACGACGTGGAGCTGGGCCCGGCGCTGCGCGACCAGGTAGCAGCCCGTCTGAAGCAAGAAGAGCGAGAGCGCGATGCACAGGCCGAGATTTTGCGCCGCGCTGGCAAGCCGATCCCGGCGGAGCTGCGTCGCTCCTACAATGTGCTCGATGTGATCGAAAGCGCAGCGCTGGCCGAGCTCAAGCTGGAGCCTCAGGTCATTCAGTCGCGCGAAACGATCGCCGCGAGTTATGGCGAAAATCTGACCGAAATGGCCATCGGGCTTCTGGGTTTCACCTTTGCCGGCATTGGCATCTATCTGACATTCCGATTCCGCTTCGCCTTTGCGCTGGGCGCCTCGCTGGCGCTGCTACACGACCTGTTCTTTACCATTGGATTTATTGGCGTGATGCGCATTGAGCCCAGTATTCCGGTACTGGCCGGCGTTTTGACGGTCATCGGCTATTCGATCAATGACACGATCGTGATTTTCGATCGTATTCGCGAGACAGCCGAGGACCACGCTCAGGCGACAGTCAAGGCGACTATGAACCTGGCAATTACCCAGACCCTGTCGCGAACGACGATCACCTCGCTGTTGACCCTGCTGGCGGTGCTGGCCCTGCTTCTGGGCGGCGCGCAGACGTTGATTGATTTTGGACTGGTGATTGCCTTCGGCATTGTTGTTGGAACCTATTCGTCGATCTTCATTGCCGCCCACTTTGTTCAGTACTACGAAGAATTCCGGGCGCGCCTGCGGGGCGCCTGATCGCACTGCGGCTACTATTGCAGACCGCGCTGCAGGAGCTGGCGCGGCAGTCGCTGCTGGCCATGGGAAGAAGCGCGCCCAACCCGCCGGTGGCGGCGGTTGTGTTGGAGCGTTGCGGCAGATCCTGGTCCCAGGCTGCAGCCGGCGCGACCGAGCCGCCTGGCAGTCGCCATGCCGAGATTGTCGCGCTGGATCGTCTGACTGCACACAGGCCGCCGTTTGGTGCAGAGCCTGATGCGCTGCGCATGTATGTGACCCTCGAACCCTGCACGCACACCGGCCGGACGCCGCCCTGCACGCGTCGCATCCTCGCCACGGACGCTCTCCATACGCTGCGCGCCGGCTGCCGCGACGCAAGCCTCGCGATTTCCGGCATCGAGCAGCTGCAAAGCGCTGGTCGCCGCGCCGCTATCTGGCCGCCCCTGGCGCGACTGGCCGACGACTTCCTGGCCGGATTTGTTTCGCGCAGCAGCGGGCAGGGGCCGCGCCTGCATCTCAAAGCGGCGATCGATAGCGCCGGTCGCATGGGCAGACGCAGCGCCAGGCAGAGGATCAGCGGGCCGGCAGCTACGGCCTTCGTACATGCCCTGCGCTCCAGAATGGATGCTGTGGTCGTCGGTCCCGGCACAATTGTTTACGATCGTCCGCAGCTCAACGTACGCTCTGCTGATGCGGAGGCTCTAAGCCAGGCGGCCGAAGGCGCAAGATCCGGTCGCGATTGGCTGAGCGCTTCGATTGTGGCGCACTGTGCGATGCTGCTTCAGTCGCCGCTCCAGCAACCGCGTCGCTTCTTCTTGCTTGGCGATTTTTTTCAAGATGCCGCCGTCTGGCTGCGCATGCAGGCGGCATTGCCTGGGCCAGCGCCGCACTATGCGCTGCTGGAAAACGGCGATCGGCGCTGGCTGACGCTGGCCGCCGACTGCTCTACTTTGCCAGCGGTGCGCGATGCGCAATTCCCTGCCGCCTTGCGCTCCTGGCTGACGGCGGCCGGCTGCAATGATGCGCTGATCGAATGTGGACCGGGTCTGCTGCGCGCCCTGCGGCCTTCCATGCAGCGCTGCGATCGGCTGCTTCTGCTGGAATCAAGGCTGGTCGCTGATCCTGGGCCTGAGGCCGATGCCATCTACGCGCCTCGGGAAATGCTGGAGGGCCTGCGCCGCTTTGCGGATGTTCGCTGGCGGGAAGACGAGTTGAGTCTCTGGCATGTCGCTGACTGAGAAAATCAAAGCGGAGCTAATCCGCGGACTGAATGATGTCCAACGCGCCGCTGTAGAACACGGCGAGGGGCCGCTGTTGATAGTTGCCGGCGCCGGCTCCGGCAAGACGCGAGTCATCACACATCGCATCGCCTATCTGGCGCGCATCCACAATGTCGCGCCCTGGCGGATTGTAGCGGTAACCTTTACTAACAAGGCAGCCGGCGAGATGCGCGAACGCCTGGCCTCGATCATGGGGCCAATGGCCGAAAATGTCTTTGTACGCACCTTCCACTCCCTGGGCCTCTATCTGATCAGTCGCAACGCCGATCGCCTGGGTCTGAAGTCATCCTTTAGCGTTCTCGACCAATCCGCGCAGACCACGCTGCTCAAGACGGTGATGAAAGATCTCAAAATGAACGACGGAGGATTGACGCCGCAGGCGGCGGCCCAGGCTATCAATCGCGCCCGCGACGCCTACCAGTCCCCGGAAGACGGCGGGACCGACGCCTTTTATGGATCGCGCATTGCCGAGATCTATCGCGAATATCGCAAGCGGCTGCGTGCAGCAAACGCCGTGGACTTCGGCGATCTGCAGTATGAAGCGGTACGACTTCTGGAGCAA of the Leptospirales bacterium genome contains:
- a CDS encoding outer membrane lipoprotein carrier protein LolA: MRHKPYIVLGLLTAALLLFAACRREEPILADQSGRSWIAHKDVADRVQNKFSELESYQARFSISTTEGSRGAQMSGRIFYQKPGRIRYEFDQPAGNLIVSDGRIMWTYIRRLNAVGKQELDLQRNNQNDKPVFESDVVTGLSRLFRKYHYHFDTPEQPRSVDGKNYFVLDLEQREKIGGFERMRLFVDPESYLIQRAEGADGYGKKSVITFSDIQLNPQIPGSLFQYEPAEGVRVVPNPLVREEQ
- a CDS encoding helix-turn-helix domain-containing protein → MVLSKRVGAILREARELRKLSVKDVGRETNITPRYIEALEGEDYSQFPGETYALGFLRNYAEYLNLDTDHLINLYRGHQIDLSEAPLKELTRATSPVLPFFNLSAVNPRYWYLAAGAGALILIIASFASGLISLPHWSSSSGGGAYCQRDEVTPITLPPQGSLPREEQLSLSNAVRFTTGAHTLVLCLDKVERGADQQAIGAFHLRINEDHNYSFEAREGQTITLDASAAELAGLDRPVLITPDVLGDVSARVAIETGAGSSAVVPPTESETPEGNPPGQNNPPGGGGDIQVTLQFDSVSFLSWVEDGAAHSGREIAAGERRTLEARNRLEIRIGNGAGVRIFREGAAPRVAGPPGKIVNLVYRRVPHPLDPGASRIEESIEVVQ
- a CDS encoding MiaB/RimO family radical SAM methylthiotransferase, with amino-acid sequence MAASYYITTLGCPKNQADSREMDVSLARQGFERATSADRADLHLINSCAFIESARVETIQMVMEAAQLKRSHGAQHLVLAGCFAERYSSEVQNELPEVDLSFGTGIYHRAGEIVAERFGLSGAHSIDQASSLANFLPTRFGRPYAPVKLSDGCDRGCSFCAIPQFRGPFRQREETEILAECAALVERGVRELMLVSQDTNRYGGRDVQALPRLVEDISQLPGVQWLRLLYLYPDARTEQLLRELARRRPAALVPYLETPLQHVSARVLRAMRRSGDRNHFADLFALARDLFADLEIRTSFLVGFPGEEEEDVQQLLEFIKEMRPEKMAVFTYSPEEGSPGFDLGDPVSEEQKAERANRLRQAHLAVLRELHAQRVGRSYRCMVEKSSGQELAVRRPQDAPEADELVFLDPEPGLRPGDMVDVEISGFFEYDMSGRLLARSAR
- the pgsA gene encoding CDP-diacylglycerol--glycerol-3-phosphate 3-phosphatidyltransferase; this encodes MNRIWTIPNILTFLRFLTVPIFIFLLLQKDQASRLAAFALFAAASITDFIDGYLARRLRQESELGKFMDPLADKALVTAALLTFISMSVQVQMWMVLCIIGRDLLITVLRYLAVYRGQSLRTSRFGKFKTAFQMFSILAIIITFVMISYRERDAINASYEAAQLQGISAYEVALGNLRNFSADRGGVVYQLASFSPYFLMLLTTFMTLISGIRYLITNYQLFLPPYNLRRKTSS
- the trpD gene encoding anthranilate phosphoribosyltransferase, which produces MNESSISDILRKLIAGQNLTAAEASEAITAIMTGEAGEARTAALLTALAMKGESAQEIEACARGMRSAALTWSGGAPPLLLDTCGTGGDRSGTLNISTLAALCLAAMDLPVAKHGNRAVSSSTGSADLLEELGVRLAMNPEECVQSLASAKICFLFAQAWHPAMKYAAPVRRALGVRTIFNLLGPLTNPAPITHQVVGVFDARFATPLAEALAMLGRRGAFVVHALDGLDEISPAVETDYIRIEDGKVLERGRIAPEDFGLVRYSLDQIRAGDRAHALLRARAILNGHGSDAENATVAMNTAVALCAARVSSGWKEAADRAMATLQSGAGAAVLERWIQQ
- the yajC gene encoding preprotein translocase subunit YajC yields the protein MWTVAAQAQTLPRMDMLEYIAQQSASAPTPSSGAQQAPAPGSQSPFGFGDPFFFVVIGGLFLFMWLFVMRPQRKEEKRKKEMLSLLKKGDRVVTTAGILGSVANVKDETVTLNVGDGARIEFLRSAISSVVSENGTAVEVADSKPAKKK
- the secD gene encoding protein translocase subunit SecD, with the translated sequence MNEKSDLIFRSVLAGVVVLISILLLLPNFATQQLAIAFRSYYRDAAGQRVEVSAAEVQDFVQDRENGLRLYFPGAECLPAAEGAYGAERRCVLSGRFITSARINELVQAFPNLIDERDTKLLPHWSERLTGFWTERGFRDLRIKLGLDLQGGMRAVFRADFESYLQRIREKNEPEIRRVSDRLSQPGIDAEEKKELSNRLAVLQSELNLDAGRRLELLREAKTIIDKRLAAQGLTEPEVRAQPESESIAVDMPGAANSSEVLERIKDTTTVEYRIVNDDATNRVNSAPESAAALRSLRQIYASGRVDSFEVNQILADTAAKAGIKADEGRLFLLWRRPPGIEGRAAVPLEFRVLGPPVMDGSDMSYADAAVGQNSGYYEIHFRLTAAGAERFGDITAQNVNKQLAILWGDRVVSDPNIRGPIYGGSGQITGDFDQAEASEISGVIREGALPMPLEVISVSFVGPSLGQESIVNGVISIVLGFIVVVLFMLGYYKWSGAVAVVALFLNLVIMTAVLSLLGFTLTLPGFAGAILTVGMAVDANVIIYEKIKEDLRAGKAASVAVDSGFKSSLWTILDSNITTLIAALVLSRSEDGPIIGFAIVLFFGLITSMFTALFVSRLIFSWIQQLSAFRRLSIGYGFARQGGGR
- the secF gene encoding protein translocase subunit SecF, which translates into the protein MIQFSRFRLLFILVSTIGIVSLLATTYIHFGGFKQSISFNGGIRFSMILPAGMNKDSLEAAFTRAGYKPDQVRVTDLIGNKYDVELGPALRDQVAARLKQEERERDAQAEILRRAGKPIPAELRRSYNVLDVIESAALAELKLEPQVIQSRETIAASYGENLTEMAIGLLGFTFAGIGIYLTFRFRFAFALGASLALLHDLFFTIGFIGVMRIEPSIPVLAGVLTVIGYSINDTIVIFDRIRETAEDHAQATVKATMNLAITQTLSRTTITSLLTLLAVLALLLGGAQTLIDFGLVIAFGIVVGTYSSIFIAAHFVQYYEEFRARLRGA
- a CDS encoding dihydrofolate reductase family protein, giving the protein MQTALQELARQSLLAMGRSAPNPPVAAVVLERCGRSWSQAAAGATEPPGSRHAEIVALDRLTAHRPPFGAEPDALRMYVTLEPCTHTGRTPPCTRRILATDALHTLRAGCRDASLAISGIEQLQSAGRRAAIWPPLARLADDFLAGFVSRSSGQGPRLHLKAAIDSAGRMGRRSARQRISGPAATAFVHALRSRMDAVVVGPGTIVYDRPQLNVRSADAEALSQAAEGARSGRDWLSASIVAHCAMLLQSPLQQPRRFFLLGDFFQDAAVWLRMQAALPGPAPHYALLENGDRRWLTLAADCSTLPAVRDAQFPAALRSWLTAAGCNDALIECGPGLLRALRPSMQRCDRLLLLESRLVADPGPEADAIYAPREMLEGLRRFADVRWREDELSLWHVAD